ATACTCTTCATATAGTTTTACACTGTTGAGTCTCTATCGGTATTAACGTTTTTTCCCTTCTTCACCACTCTGGTGTACAGATAGACCGCAAGAATAAGGAAGACCGCGAGACCCGCGATCATGCTTTCCTCAAAGGGACCGCCTACGTTAATTCTATTATCCAGCTTGAAGTATGTGAGCATAGCCACGATCAGACCCACCAGAGCCCCTCCGGCAACCATACCCGAGCTGATGAGCATACCTTTTTCCATTACGCCTTTGTGCCGCTTTGAGTCTTTCGGGAATCTTCTTTGAACAAGCGCCCTGATGGTTCCACCCACAAAGATAGCAAGATTCAGATGGATAGGCAGGTATATTCCCACTCCAAAGGCAAGTACAGAGAGACCGATCAGCCTTGCGCCCAACCCAAGAGCAGCGCCTATAAAGATCAGAGCCCAGGGCAGATTACCATTGAATATCCCCCTGACCACCATGGACATCAGGGTTGCCTGCGGTGCCGGCAGTTCCGGTGTGCCGAATCCGTATGTAGTGTTGAGCATATTCAGCAGAAAACCTATTACAAGAGCAGTAGCCAGTGTTCCAATGATCTCACCGAGCTGCTGGTACCTGGGAGTTGCTCCCAGAAGGAAACCTGTCTTGAGATCCTGCGACATGTCTCCGGCCGCGGCCAGGGCGATGCAGACTATCGCACCCGCACCCATACTTGCCATTATTCCGGCAGTTCCGGAGATGCCTGCGATTCTGACGATGAGAGCTGTAAGCAGGAGGGTTGCTATGGTCATTCCCGAAACAGGATTATTCGAGCTGCCGACCAGACCTACTATCCTGCTTGAAACAGTTACAAAGAAGAAACTGAAAATAACTACTGCCACAGCAGCAAGAACCCTTGCCAGCATGCTGTCTATGGGAAGGATAAAAAGCAGAGCAATCGCGATAATAAGTGAACCGATGATGACCACCGCGCCCGGAAGGTCCTGTTGGGTACGGATATCGATACCTATCCTCTTCAGAGTGAAAGTTCCGAGCACCTTTCTGAAACTGCGAACAATGGTTGGAAGGGCTTCGATGAAACTGGTGATACCTCCAAAGGCTACCGCTCCGGCACCGATGTATCTGATATAGTTATTCCATATATCCCATGGACCCATTTCTGATATGGGTATCTCGGAGGGGAAGATAACGGACGATCCAGCACCGAAGAATTTGATTAGAGGGATTATGCACAACCAGGAGATGATACTGCCGACGAGCATAGCGGTTGATATCCTTATACCGATAATGAATCCCACACCCAGCAGTGATGGAAGGATGTCTACGCCAAGCATCGCGCCTGAAAATCCGCTGATAGCGCACTCGATACTCTCAGGAAATAGCCTGAGACCGTTCTGGGCGAAACGGTACAACCCCGCAATACCCATCGCCGCAAAGAGGGTTCTCGCCGAACTTCCGCCAACTTCTCCCGCTACAAGAACCTCCGCGCAGGCGGTTCCCTCGGGGAAGGGAAGTTTTCCGTGTTCCTGCACTATCACAGCCCGTCTGAGTGGAATCATCATAAGAAGTCCGAGAGTTCCGCCAAGACCGGCCATAAGAGTTACTGTAATCATTTGAGGAGCAAGACCAAGCAGATAAAGAGCAGGGATCGTGAATATCACACCGGCGGCAATAGACTCACCTGCCGAGCCGATGGTCTGTACTATGTTGTTCTCAAGAATGGTTCCCCGTCTGAGAAGTCCTCTGAGGATACCCATCGAGATAACAGCTGCAGGGATGGACGCGGACACTGTCATTCCAACTTTCAAACCAAGATACGCGTTGGCTGCGCCCAGGATCACCGCAAGAAATATTCCGAGTATTATCGCCCTGACAGAAAATTCCTTTATTCTTTTTCCGTCAGGTACATATGGAGGATAGTCCTCACCATCCATGGACTCGTATGCAAGCGGGGAAAGTTTCTTCTTTTCTTCGCTCATGGTTCTCCTCCCATATTTCCTGCTTGACCGGTCATACATAAGTATCGAA
This sequence is a window from Candidatus Aegiribacteria sp.. Protein-coding genes within it:
- a CDS encoding oligopeptide transporter, OPT family; this encodes MSEEKKKLSPLAYESMDGEDYPPYVPDGKRIKEFSVRAIILGIFLAVILGAANAYLGLKVGMTVSASIPAAVISMGILRGLLRRGTILENNIVQTIGSAGESIAAGVIFTIPALYLLGLAPQMITVTLMAGLGGTLGLLMMIPLRRAVIVQEHGKLPFPEGTACAEVLVAGEVGGSSARTLFAAMGIAGLYRFAQNGLRLFPESIECAISGFSGAMLGVDILPSLLGVGFIIGIRISTAMLVGSIISWLCIIPLIKFFGAGSSVIFPSEIPISEMGPWDIWNNYIRYIGAGAVAFGGITSFIEALPTIVRSFRKVLGTFTLKRIGIDIRTQQDLPGAVVIIGSLIIAIALLFILPIDSMLARVLAAVAVVIFSFFFVTVSSRIVGLVGSSNNPVSGMTIATLLLTALIVRIAGISGTAGIMASMGAGAIVCIALAAAGDMSQDLKTGFLLGATPRYQQLGEIIGTLATALVIGFLLNMLNTTYGFGTPELPAPQATLMSMVVRGIFNGNLPWALIFIGAALGLGARLIGLSVLAFGVGIYLPIHLNLAIFVGGTIRALVQRRFPKDSKRHKGVMEKGMLISSGMVAGGALVGLIVAMLTYFKLDNRINVGGPFEESMIAGLAVFLILAVYLYTRVVKKGKNVNTDRDSTV